ACCGAGATGCGCCGCGGCGGCGACTTCATCCTCAAGAACCTCAAGGCGATCGTCGAGACCGGCCGCCCGCCCCTGGGCACGCGTCTCATGTACGCGATGTTCGGCGCGCTCGAGTTCGTCCTGCCCGCCCGGACCAGGTCCGAAAACTGGCCCCTGAAATGACCGGGGACGGGTATTGGGGTCGCCCGGTTCTCCGGAACCGGTCCGCAGAGCGGTCCGCGCAAATGAGATGCCGCATGAAGCACGTACTGGCAACCCTCTTCGTCGCCTTCCTTCCCCTGGCGGCGGCCGCCCAGGACCGTACCCTCGTCAAGGTCGTCACCGTGAGGGCGCCCGTCGATGAGGTGTGGAAAGCGTGGACGACCACGGAAGGCATCAAGTCCTTCTTCGCTCCCGACGCGCGCATCGAGGCGCGGCCGGGCGGGCCCTTCGAGGTGTACATGAATCCGTACGCCAAACCCGGCCTCAAGGGCGCCGACGGCATGGTGGTGCTGGCAGTCCAGGAAAAGTCGATGCTCTCGTTCACCTGGAACGCGCCGCCGCACCTGCCCGACGTCCGCGCCCAGCACACCAGCGTGACCGTCCGCCTGAAACCCGCGGGCGATGGCGCAACCGAGGTGCGGCTCACGCACAGCGGCTGGGGCGAGGGCGGGCAGTGGGACAAGGCCTACGAATACTTCGACGTCGCGTGGGGCCGGGTGTTCGCCAACCTCGAGAAGCGGTTTGTCGAAGGTCCCGTGGACTGGTCGTCATGGCTCAAGCAGGTGAA
This Betaproteobacteria bacterium DNA region includes the following protein-coding sequences:
- a CDS encoding SRPBCC domain-containing protein, which encodes MKHVLATLFVAFLPLAAAAQDRTLVKVVTVRAPVDEVWKAWTTTEGIKSFFAPDARIEARPGGPFEVYMNPYAKPGLKGADGMVVLAVQEKSMLSFTWNAPPHLPDVRAQHTSVTVRLKPAGDGATEVRLTHSGWGEGGQWDKAYEYFDVAWGRVFANLEKRFVEGPVDWSSWLKQVKDYQDTEDAKAGAGKKP